The following coding sequences are from one Neurospora crassa OR74A linkage group I, whole genome shotgun sequence window:
- the nuo17.8 gene encoding NADH:ubiquinone oxidoreductase 17.8kD subunit encodes MSSFRLGVSRVARQVRAPCVRNTRRYASDSHAPADHTHSAAGHGEHHHANAADANEELGTAFYVIFGAIPAFGALYYFSRPGKDGQPNSITKWLQKWEEHQEALADKNALVTAALEQAAHDKHLFYYVDQLRSGHYEMKYPEVFQHGSARNVPAGTYIPLDKVVEVYRKQHLDEEERKAKKLAAAN; translated from the exons ATGTCCTCCTTTAGACTTGGAGTCTCTAGGGTCGCCCGCCAGGTTCGGGCCCCTTGTGTGCGCAACACGAGGCGATATGCCTCCGACAGCCACGCTCCTGCCGACCACACCCACAGCGCTGCCGGTCATGGGGAGCACCACCACGCCAATGCCGCAGATGCCAACGAGGAGCTTGGA ACTGCCTTCTATGTGATATTCGGCGCCATCCCCGCATTCGGTgctctttattacttctcTCGGCCGGGCAAGGACGGACAGCCGAACAGTATCACGAAGTGGTTGCAGAAGTGGGAGGAGCACCAAGAGGCTTTGGCGGACAAGAACGCTCTGGTGACAGCGGCACTCGAGCAGGCTGCTCACGACAAGCATCTTTTCTATTACGTCGACCAACTGAGAAGCGGACACTACGAAATGAAATATCCCGA GGTTTTCCAGCACGGTAGCGCGCGCAATGTCCCGGCCGGTACCTATATCCCCTTGGACAAGGTTGTCGAGGTTTACAGGAAGCAGCACCTTGACGAAGAGGAGCGCAAGGCGAAGAAGCTGGCGGCGGCCAACTAG
- a CDS encoding SIL1, variant 1: MSKRKLHSLPLSVLALLGVALAGVSASASASPPAGEKPSSPSSSATSDEVELICHTSDPADCYPKIFQPTHEFQIVHPDQDLPTGLHVRLNIYTGQKEAKINVPDEAVDPSLEGLPVDNSIVIVDPEDSSGSEKQQSQGQPLKPPKNAPAYDPHGKIKEPNMETAEAQDESSAFYKSLAILKKGLDIDQALDMLEEISHDIYYGLKIAEDYDTVRELFCLANSPSIISSSSSSSSSTSPSSGSTSSSSPETTETGGPSEKDLTRSRLAASIISSTVQNNPKALAEITKHWPTLQQDHCTKSKSSKDSGSELEPLQISAFRLLPSLPSSGSPSDSEPIPSIPPSLTKARISAISGLLKSPLIRQSFLAAGGMDHLLQVLLSDASQSQGQGAAEEWENLRRQAGHLILDNFLDADMGAVLGEWPGATGDVQASDKECASRAASRGDGEKEEGQADCWDWHAKQLADRYKKEGKGGEGHWSWELWNKLKEQRKNASSNKKDEL, translated from the coding sequence ATGTCGAAGCGAAAACTACACTCTCTCCCACTGAGTGTCTTAGCACTCCTAGGGGTCGCCTTAGCCGGCGTCTCAGCTTCAGCgtcagcatcaccaccagccggCGAGAAGCCATCCTCaccctcatcatcagcaacatCAGACGAAGTGGAACTCATCTGCCACACCTCCGACCCAGCAGACTGTTACCCCAAAATCTTCCAACCCACACACGAGTTCCAGATTGTCCACCCAGACCAAGATCTTCCCACGGGTCTTCACGTTCGTCTGAACATCTACACCGGCCAAAAAGAAGCCAAGATTAATGTCCCCGACGAAGCTGTCGACCCGTCCCTTGAGGGTCTCCCAGTCGACAACTCCATTGTGATCGTCGACCCAGAAGATTCCTCGGGATCAGAAAAACAGCAAAGTCAGGGGCAGCCCCTCAAACCGCCCAAAAATGCCCCCGCCTACGACCCACACGGCAAGATCAAGGAGCCCAATATGGAAACCGCCGAGGCCCAAGATGAAAGCTCAGCCTTCTACAAGTCCCTAGCCATCCTCAAGAAGGGTCTGGACATCGACCAAGCACTCGATATGCTTGAGGAGATTTCCCACGATATTTACTACGGGCTTAAGATCGCCGAGGACTATGATACCGTCCGCGAGCTATTCTGTCTGGCTAACTcgccatccatcatctcttcttcttcatcatcatcatcctccacctccccttCATCTGGTTCCacgtcctcttcttcaccagAGACAACAGAGACAGGAGGACCCTCAGAAAAAGACCTCACCCGGTCCCGCCTAGCAGCTTCAATCATTTCATCTACCGTGCAAAACAACCCCAAAGCTCTGGCGGAAATCACCAAGCACTGGCCCACGCTTCAACAAGACCACTGCACCAAGTCCAAATCCTCCAAGGACTCTGGCTCGGAACTTGAACCCCTTCAAATCTCCGCCTTCCGCCTTCTGCCATCTCTCCCCTCGTCCGGCTCCCCGTCCGACTCGGAACCCATTCCCTCaatccctccctccctaACCAAAGCCCGCATCTCCGCCATCTCCGGCCTTTTGAAATCCCCTTTAATTCGACAATCTTTTCTCGCTGCTGGCGGTATggaccacctcctccaggtCCTTCTTTCCGACGCATCCCAGTCTCAGGGTCAGGGCGCCGCCGAGGAATGGGAAAACCTCCGTCGTCAAGCCGGCCACTTGATCCTCGACAACTTTTTAGACGCAGACATGGGAGCCGTTTTGGGCGAGTGGCCTGGTGCTACTGGGGACGTGCAGGCTAGTGATAAGGAGTGTGCTAGCCGTGCTGCCAGCCGTGGTgatggggagaaggaggagggtcagGCTGACTGTTGGGATTGGCACGCCAAGCAGCTTGCGGATAGGtacaagaaggaaggaaagggaggagaggggcATTGGAGCTGGGAGTTGTGGAATAAGTTGAAGGAGCAGAGGAAGAATGCTTCCAGTAACAAGAAGGATGAGTTGTGA